The DNA sequence CTCGCCCTCCTCGACCGGCTGCCGGTCTAGCCGTCGCCGGTCAGCAAGTCCACCACGTCTTCGCCGCGTTGCCGGTCCGCGAAGCGGCGTCGCTGCCGGTCGGCGCCGCCGCCGTCGGCGACCAGCCGCGCGATCCCGTCCCGCGCGAAGTCGAGGTCGCCCGCCGCGTCCAGCGCGGGGGCCGTCCGCTCGACCAGGTCGTCGAGCACCCCCTTCGCCGGCACCAGGTCGCCGGTGTCCGGGTGCGGGCAGCAGCCGGTGACGCCGTCGCGGGACGCGCGCCAGAGCTGGGCCCGCAGCACCTCGTTCGGCAGCGGCGGCGGGGGCGCACCGCCGGTTTGCGCCATGGCGACCAGGCCGCGGGCGAGCACCGCCAGCAGCACCGCTTCTTCGGGGGTGGCGGCCACGTCGGCGATGCGGAATTCGAGCGTCGGCTGCTTCTCCGACAGCCGGACGTCCCAGTAGACCATCCCGCGGTCGAGGATCGAGCCCGCCCGCAGCCACGCGTCGACGATGCTCTCGTACTCGTCGAGCGAGGCGAACCGCGGCGGCGGCCCGGCCGAGGGCCACCGGCTCCACTGCTGGTAGCGCCAGCTGCAGTAACCGGTGTCGTAGCCGTCGGAAATCGCCGAGTTCGCGGTGACGGTGAGCAGCGCGGGCAGCCACGGCCGGACCCGGTTCAGCACCCGGACACCGGTTTCCGGGTCGGGGATGGCGACGTGCACGTGGCAGCCGCACGTGAGCGAAGTCCTCGCGGTGGCGCCGAAGTGCTCGGCCATCCGCTCGTAGCGCGGGCTGGGCGTGATGACCGGCAAGTCCACTTCGGACAGTGGCGGTGCCGCGGCGGCCAGCAGCCGGTAGCCGCGCCCCCTGGCGGCCGCGGAAAGGTCGTCGCGCAGGCCGCGCAACTGGCGCAGGGCCTCGGCGTGGGTCCGGCAGATGCCGGTGGCGGCTTCGGCTTGCGACCGCATCAGTTCGTGCTGCAGGTCGCCCTGGTCGTCGCCGGCCGCCTCGGCGGCGTCGACGACGTCGTCACCGGCCGGGGACAGCCGGCCGCGGCGGTCGACGACGAAGAACTCCTCTTCGACGCCGAACGTCGGCACGTCGCCGCTCGGTTCGTTCACCGGTGTTCTCCTGGGGGTCGGAAGGACCGGCGAATACCCGCGGTACCGATCGGGCAAACGGCGTTTTCCCCGCGTCGCGGAGGGTATCCGGCCGGTCATGAACCCTTCACCGTCGCTGCTGGCCGCCGACGCCGGTGCCACCGTGCACCGGCTGTCCCGCAGCGTGGGCGACGGCGAGCTCGTCCCGCCGGCCGAGCTGTACCGCGTGCTCGGCGCCCTCCGGCTGCTGGCCGGCGACCTCACGCAGCTGCTGCCCGCCCTCCAGGGGCGGCTCGAGGACGGCCTGCTGGCCGGTCGGGTGGTCCGCCACGGCGACGGCGACGCCGGGGCGGCGTGGGACTCGGTGGGCGAGGTCGGCCGGGCACTGGCGCACGCCGGGACCGTCGCCCTGCTGATGACGAAGGAACTGGAGAACTCCCAGGTCGCCCTGCGTGACCTGGCCACACCGTGAGGACACCGATGTCGACCGACGCGATCGTGCTGCTCAAGAACGACCACAAGACCGTGGAAAAGCTGTTCAAGGAGTTCGAAAAAGCGGGGGAGGGCGCGCACCGCGAGAAGCGCCGCATCGCCGACTCGATCATCGAAGAGCTCACCGTCCACGCCTACATCGAGGAGGAGATCTTCTACCCGGCCGCGCGGGAAGCCGTGCCGGAGACGAAGGACCACGTCCTGGAAAGCGTGGAGGAGCACCACGTGGTGGTGTGGATGCTGTCGGAGCTGCTCGGCATGGACCCGGCGGACGAGACGTTCGACGCGAAGGTCACGGTGCTCACCGAGAACGTCCGCCACCACGTCGAAGAAGAAGAGGACGAGTGGTTCCCGGAGGTCCGCTCGGCGATGGGCCGCAAGCGGCTGCAGGAGCTGGGGCAGCGGATGATCGACGCGCGGTCCGGCGCGCCCGAGAACCCGCTGGAGCTCAAGAGCGCGAAGGCTTAGAGCCGGGCACGGCGGGATCCCGCGCCCGCTCGTGGCCGGGGCGTATCCGGCCCGGTGGTACGAGCGGGCGTGGTAGGGGTACACCGGTGGGCATGGAGTGGGACGATGAGCTGCACGAGCGGGCGGACGAGCGGGTCGAGCGGCTGGACGAACGGCTGTGGGCGGTGGCCACCGCGCTGCACGAGCACCCGGAACTGTCCTATGAGGAGCACGCGGCGGCCGGCCGCCTGACGCGGGAACTGGCCGAGGACGGCTTCGAGGTGGAGACCGGGGTCGCCGGGCTGCCGACGGCGTTCACCGCGCGGGCCGGCGCCGGGCGGCCGTGCGTCGCGCTGCTGCTCGAATACGACGCGCTGCCCGGCCTGGGGCACGCCTGCGGGCACAACCTCATCGCCGCGGCCGGGCTCGGTGCCGCGCTGGCGGCTCGCGAAGCACTGGCCGGCAGCCCGGGCTCGCTGCTCGTGGTGGGCTGTCCGGCCGAGGAACGCGGCGGCGGCAAGGTCGCGCTCGCCGAAGCCGGTGTCTTCGACGAGGCCGACGCGGCCCTGATGGTCCACCCCGGCGTCCACTCGTGGTCGTGGGCCCCGCTGACCGCGCACGTGGAGCTGGCAGTGACCTTCCACGGCCGCGCCGCGCACCCGACCGGTGACCCGGAAGCGGGCATCGACGCCCTCGCCGCGCTGATCCAGCTGTTCGGCGCGATGTCCGCGCTGCGCCAGCGCCTGCCCGCGGGCTCGCACGTCCAGGGCATCATCACCCACGGCGGCGAGGCGACCAACATCGTCCCGGACCGCGCCGAGGGACGCTTCGGGCTCCGCGCGCTGACGACCGGTGCGCTGGAGCGCCTGGTCGAGGACGTGACGGCGGCCGCACAGGGCACGGCGCTGGCGACGGGCACGAAGGTGGACGTCGAACGCGCCGGCCGCGGCTACGCGCACTTCCGCGACAACCCGGTGCTGTCCGGCCGGTTCACCGAACACCTCGCGGCGTGCGGGATCCAGGCGACCCCGCCGGCCCCGGGGGTGTACCTGGGCTCCTCGGACGTCGGCGACGTCAGCATCCGCGTCCCGGCGATCCACCCGTTCGTCGCGATCACGGCGGCGGAGCACGCCGACCACACCGCGGAGTTCGCGGCCGCGGCGGCGAGCCCCCGGGCCCGCTCGGCGATGCTGGCGTCGGCGGCGGCCCTGGCCCGCACGGCGATCGACCTGCGCACCCACCCGGCCCTGGTCAGCCGGGCGTGGGACTGCTTCCGCGAGCAGGAGCGGAACGGGCGCTGACCGCACGCCCGTTCCGCGCCCGGCTCACGCCACGGAGGTGTAGTGCGAGGCGTCGCCTTCGAGCGACTCGCTCGGCCGGCCGTCGACGCCCACCGGGACGTCGCCGGCCACCGTGACGCGGTTCAGGCGCCGGGGGAGGCCGTCGTAGTTGTCGATCGCGTAGTGCTGCGTGGCGCGGTTGTCGAACAGCACCAGCTGGTTCGGCTCCCACGCCACGCGCACGACGTTCTCCGGCCGCGTGACGTAGGACTGCAGCAGCCGCAGCAGGTCCCGCGACTCGCTCACCGAAAGCCCTTCGATCCGCTGCGCGAAGCCGCCGATGAACAGCCCGCGCTCGCCGGTCACCGGGTGCACGCGCACCACCGGGTGCACGGTCCGGTACTTGCGCGAGACGAACCGGGCGCGGCGTGCCTGCTCCTTGTCGTCCACCGTCTCCGGCGGCTGGACGTAGTCGTAGTCGTTGGTGTGCACCGCCCGCAGCGTGTCGGCGAACGCCCGCAGCGGCTCCGGCAGGTCGCGGTAGGCCGCCGCGGCGTTCGCGATCAGCGTCTCCCCGCCGTAGGGCGGCACCACGAGGCTGCGCAACGTGCTGGCCTGGGGCGGGTTGAGCACGAAGGTGACGTCGGTGTGCCAGTGGTTGGCGCGGCCCTGCTCGCTGTCGACGGGCAGGATCGCCGGCGCGCCGTCGACGGCGGGAACCGTCGGGTGGGCCTTGGTCAGCTCGCCGAAGTGCGCGGCGAAGCGCTGCTGGCCCTCGTCGTCGAGGTCGACGCCCCGGAACACCAGCGCCTTGTGCTCGTGCAGCGCTTCGGTCAGGAAGGCGACCTGGGACGCGTCGAGGTCGCCGGTGGGGTCGAAGCCGACGATCTCGGCGCCGATCCTCCCGGTGATCTTGCGGACGTCGGTGCTGATCGCGGTCATGCGGGCTCCTTGACTCGGGTGGCGGGACGCGCGAGGCCGTAGTGCTCGCGCAGGGTGGTGCCGGAGTACTCGGTGCGGAAGAGCCCGCGCCGCTGCAGCTCCGGGACGACGAGGTCGACGAAGTCGTCGAGCCCGCCGGGCAGGGTGGGCGGCATGACGTTGAAGCCGTCGGCGGCGCCGCCGGTGAACCACGCCTCCAGCTCGTCGGCGACCTGGACCGGCGTGCCGGCGAAGACGCGGTGCCCGCGCCCGCCCGCCAGCCGTTCCAGCAGCTGCCGGATGGTGAGGTCCTCGCGCCGGGCCAGGCCGACGACCAGCTCGAACCGGCTCTGGCCGCCCTCGGTGAAGCTGCCGACCTCCGGCAGCGGGCCGTCCAGCGGGTAGCCGGTGACGTCGTGGTCGAGCATCTTCGACAGCTGCCGCAGCCCGTAGTCCGGCGTGATCAGCGCGTTCAGCTCGGCTTCCCGCTCGCGCGCCTCGGCTTCGGTGCGGCCGAGGATCGGCGAGATGCCGGGCAGGATCTTGATCTCGTCCGGCGTCCGGCCGTACTTGGCCAGCCTGCTCTTGACGTCGTCGTAGAAGGCCTTGCCCTCGGCGAACGTCTGCTGCGCGGTGAACACGGCTTCGGCGTGGCGGGCCGCGTACTCCTTGCCGGTCTCCGACGACCCGGCCTGCACGAGCAGCGGGTGCCCCTGCGGCGGCCGCTCGATGTTGAGCGGCCCGTGCACCTGGAAGTGCGGCCCGTCGTGCTCGATCGCGCGGATCCGGTCGGTGTCGGCGTAGATCCCGCTCGCGCGGTCGACGAGCGCGGCGTCGTCGTCCCAGCTGTCCCAGAGCTTCTTGACGACCTCGACGAACTCGTCCGCGCGTTCGTAGCGGGAGGCGTGCGACGGCCGCTTGGCCAGGTTGAAGTTGCGTGCCTCGTCGGTGCCGGCCGAGGTGACGATGTTCCAGCCCGCGCGGCCGCCGGAGAGGTGGTCGAGCGAGGCGAACTTGCGGGCCAGGTGGTACGGCTCGTTGTAGGTGGTCGACGCGGTCGCGATGAGTCCGATGTGGACCGTGCGCGCGGCGAGCGCGGAGAGCAGCGTCAGCGGTTCGAAGTGACTGTGGGAGTTGTGTTTGACGTTGCCCCACAGCGCGACGCCGTCGGCGAGGAAGAGCGAGTCGAGCTTGCCGCGCTCGGCCGTCCGCGCGATGTCGGCGTAGTGCTGCAGCGTCCGGGCCCGCCGCGGGTCGGTCGAGGGGTGCCGCCACGCGGCTTCGTGGTGGCCGTTCGGCATCACGAACGCGTTGAGGTGCATCATGGCTTCTCCTTGGGGCGCCAGGTCGAGAACCGCCGTTCGAGCCCGACGAAGCCCTGGTTGACGAGCACGCCGAGCAGCGAGACCGCGATGATCCCGGCGTACATCTGGGGGATGAGGAAGTTGACCTGCGTGGTGTTGATCAGGTAGCCGAGCCCGGCCTTCGCGCCGACCATCTCGGCGGCCACCAGCACCAGGATCGAGTACGACGCCGCCATCCGGATGCCGGTGAACACCGTCGGCACCGCGGAGGGGAGGATCACCTTCCGGAACAGCCGCGGGCTCGACAGCCCGAGCGAGCGGGCCGCCTTCACCAGCAGCGGGTCGACGCTGTGCACGCCGGCGATCGTGTTGAGCAGCACCGGCCACACGCAGGCGTAGACCACCAGGCTGACCTTCGACAGCTCGCCGATGCCCAGCAGCAGCGTGAACACCGGGAGCAGCGCCAGCGCGGCGGTGTTGCGGGCGAGTTCCAGCAGCGGCTGCAGGAACCGGGCGACCGGCCGGTACCAGCCGATCAGCAGCCCGAGCGGGACCGCGACGGCGACGGCGATCGCGAACCCGGCGGCCGAGCGGCCGGTGCTGGCCAGCAGGTGCTCGGCCAGCTGGCCGTCGAGGACGAGCTCCCAGAGCGCCTGCAGGTCTTCGGAAAGCGGCGGCAGGAACGTCCGCGTGCTCTCGTCGAGGACGAACCGGGGGACGAGCTCCCAGAGCGCCGCGAACAGCACGACCGCGGCGGACGCGTGCACCGCCCGGGTGAGCTTCTCGGTGAACCGGTGTGGTTTCGGAGGTGCGGCCACCGGTCCGTTGTGGACTGCCGGGGCATCCAGGGTGGTCGTCATCGGACCGCGCTCCGTTCGTGTTCGGCCGCCTTGCGGACCTCGTCGTGCAGCAGTTCCCAGAGCCGGTGGCGCTGGCGCCCGAACTCCGGCGCGGAACGCACGTCGCCGGTGCGGTCGCCGAGGTCGACGTCGACGACGGCCTTGAGCCGGCCGGGCCGCGAGGTCAGCACGGCGACCCGCTGTCCCAGGTAGACGGCCTCGTCGATGCCGTGGGTGATGAACACGACGGTCTTGCCGGTGCGGCGCCAGATCCGCAGCAGCTCCTCCTGCAGCTGCTCGCGGGTCTGCGCGTCGAGCGCGGCGAACGGCTCGTCCATCAGCAGCACCGCCGGGTCGTAGGCGAGGCTGCGGGCGATCGCGACGCGCTGTTTCATCCCGCCGGACAGCTCGTGCGGGTAGCGGTCCTCGAACCCGGAAAGCCCGACCAGGTCGAGGTATTCGCGGGCCCGGTCCGCGCGCTGCCGCTTCCCGAGCGGGCCGCCTTCGAGGCCGAACTCGACGTTCGCGCGGGCGGTGCGCCACGGGAACAGCGCGTACTGCTGGAAGACGACCCCGCGGTCGAGGCCGGGCCCGCGCACCGGCTCGCCGTCGATGAGCACCTCGCCCGACGTCGGGGTGGCGAGCCCGCCGAGGAGGTCCAGCAGCGTCGACTTGCCCGACCCGCTGGGCCCGACGAGGGAGAGGAACGTGCCGTCGGCGATGTCGAGGGAGACGTCGTCGAGCGCGGTGAGCGCGCCGAAGGTCTTGGTCACCGCGCGGATGGCGATCACCTGGTCACCGCCGGGGCGCCGGCGCGGTAGGGGTTGAACTCGTTGGTGTAGAGCTTGGACGTGTCGATCTTGTCGCCCTTGAGGTAGCCCTGCCGCTTCAGCCACGGCTCCCAGAGCGTGTAGTCCTGGTCGGAGATGAGCCCGCCGCGGGTGAGGCCGACGCTCTTCCAGTACTTCAGCGTCGCCGTGCTTTCGTTGCGGCCGCGGGCCTGGATGATCTTCGTGAAGCGGGCGATCACCTCTTCCCGGGGAGTGGTGCGTTCCCATTCGATGGCGCGGGCCACCGCCGAGACGAAGATCTTCGTGGTCTCCGGGTACTTCTTGATGAAGTCGGTGCGCAGCACGTACGGCCCGCCGTTGTACGGCCCGAACGCCTGGACGTCGCTGAAGAGCGGGCGGACACCGCCGGCGGCGAGCGCGTGGTCCTGCAGGATGCCCTGCAACGCGGCGACGTCGAGCTGGCCGTTGCGCAGCGCCTGCTCGGCGTTGACCGGCGGGATGACGACCAGCTGGACCTGCTTGATCTCGTCGTCCGAGAGGCCCTGCCCGGTCAGCCAGGTGTCCAGCGCGGCTTCCAGGTTCGCGCCCGCGGTGTTGACGCCGACCTTCTTGCCGATCAGGTCGCGGGCGGTCCGGATCGGACTGTCCTCTTTGGTGTAGAAGCCGATGAACGCCTTGTCGTCGGAGCCGTAGTAGTTGACGACCGCCTTGACCGGTGCGCCGGCTTCGACGAGCTTGACGACTGCGCCGGTGAAGGCACCGCCGAAGTCGGTCTGGTCGGTGGCCGCGGACTGGATGTCCTGCGGGCCGCTGATCGTGTTGCCGACCCACTTCAGCTTGACCGGGCCGAAGTAGCCCAGGTCTTCGGCGAGTTCGGGCAGGCTCACGGAGTTGGCGTTGCCCTGGTAGCGCAGTTCCAGCTTCTCGGGTTGCCCGGGCGCACCGGTGGCCGTCGCCGACGCGCAGCCGGCGAGCAGCGCGGCGGCGAAGGCGAGCAGGGGCAAGGTTTTCTTCACGGTGGTTTCGTCCGTTCCGGGAGTCGGCGGGGTTGGGAGCAATTGTTGGCGGCCGCCGGCCGGAGGGTCAATTTTGCGAGTTCGTGAAATAACTCGGGAGGTTCACGAGGCGTGGGAGAGTTCGGTCAGCAGGGGACCGAACGGGTCGTCGTAGAGGAGGTCGAGCAGCACCGCGCCGCCGGCCGTGGCCAGCTCGGTGCCCGGGAAGCTCGTACCCACAACGGTTTCCGCGCTGTCGAGGCGGCGGGAGCGCGCGCCGACCTCGTCCCGGATGGCGGGAAGGCAGCCGGGTACGCCCGCTATGCTCCGGTCGACCACCACGAGCACGGCCGGGTTGAGGACGTCGAGCAGCAAGGCCGCCGCCTGGCCGATCAGCCGTGCGCGGTCGTGGAACAACCGCACCGCCGCGGAATCGCCGCGTCCGGCGAGTGCCAGCAATTCCGGGAAATCCGGGCGGGCGAGCAAGCCGCTTTCCATCGCGCGGCGCGCGAGAGTCGCTTCCGAGACGGCGGCTTCGAGGCAGCCGGTGCGCCCGCACCGGCACGCTTCGGCGCTGTCGTCGACCGGCAGGTGCGCGACCGCGCCGGCGGCAGAGCGCGGCCCGTGGTGCACCGTGCCGCCGGTCGCGAACGCGGCGTCGACGACGTTGCCGGTGAACAACTGCACGACGCTTTCGCGTGCCCGCGGGTGCCCGAAGAGCTGTTCGGCGTGCACCAGCGAGCGCGCGTGGCCGTCGACCGCGACGGTGAGCCCGGTCGAGGCGGCGAGCAGGTCACGCACCGGGACGTCCCGCCAGCCCAGCAGCGGGTGTTCGACCACGGTGCCGGACGCGCGGTCGACCCAGCCCCCGGTGGCGACACCGAGCCCGAGCGGCTCGCGGTCCGGCGCGTGCCCGAGCAGGAGGTCGTCGAGGATTTCGGCCGCTCGTGCGAGCACGTCTTCGGCGGCGAAGCCCTCGTGTGGTTCCTCGTGCTGCACCAGCACGTTCCCGCGCACGTCGAGCAGCGCGACGGTGGCGTGGTGCACGGCCAGGTGCAGCGCGCCGGCGACGTGCCGCCCGGTGTCGAGGTCGACCGGCACGTGCGGCCGCCCGACGCGTTTTTCGGTTTCCGGCAGCTCCCGCAGCAGGCCGCGCTGGAGCAGTTCGGCGGCGTGCCCGCTGACGGCGGCGGCGGACAACCCGGTCCGGCGCGCGATGGTGCTGCGCGCGATAGGCCCCTCGTCGAGCACCGCGCGCAGGACGGCACTCGCGCTGGCACTACGGCGGGCGCCGCGCGCATCCGTCCTCTGTGGAGCGTCGGCCCGGGCCGTCATGGCCTGATGGTGGCAGACGGCGGGGCGCGAGCCCAGCGTGCCCAGGATGTGGGTGTTGACACATACCCATATCGGCATATGATGACTCGCGTGGCCCGTGCAGCGACGACAACCGACACCTTCAACGCGGTCGCCGAACCCCGGCGGCGGCAGATCCTCGACGTCCTCCGCGACGGCGAACGGTCGGTCGGCGACCTCGTGGACCTGCTGGGCCTGGCCCAGCCGCAAGTGTCGAAGCACCTGCGGGTGCTGCGGGAGGTGGGCGCGGTGGACGTGCGCGGTGCCGGCCGCCGGCGGCTTTACCGGCTCAACGGGCCCGCGCTCAAGCCGATCCACGACTGGGTCCGGCAGTACGAGCGGACGTGGGCCGGGCGGTTCGACCGGATGGACGACGTCCTCGAAGAACTGAAGAAACAGGAGCACTGACGTGGAGATCACCACCCCCGCCGAGGACCAGATCCTCATCACGCGCGAGTTCGACGCGCCCAAGCACCTCGTCTACCGCGTGTGGACCACGCCCGAGCTGGTGCGCCGCTGGTGGAGCGGCCACCGCGGGACCACCACCGAAGTCGAGCTGGACCTGCGCCCCGGCGGCCGCTGGCGGTACGTGCTGAAGACGGACGACGGGGCCGAGGTCGGTTTCCACGGCGAGTACCGGGAAATCGTGCCGGCCGAGCGGATCGTCTACACCGAGGTGTTCGAGCTGCCGGGCGTCCCGCTCGACTCGGTGGACGGGCCGCTCATCACCGTCACCTTCACCGCCCTCGAGGGCGACCGCACGCTGCTGAGCTTGCTGACCGAGACCGGCAGCAAGGAACTACGGGACACGATCTACGAGTCCGGCATGGAGGTCGGGGTCCGGGAGCAGTTCGTGCTCATCCAGGAGCTGGCCGACTCCCTGCGTTAGCGGCCCGCAGGAACCGCTCGCCCGTCTTCGCCAGTTCCGCGGCCAGCTCCGGCGCGTCGAGCACGTCGAAGTCCACTTCGAGCAGCCCGAGGTGGAGCCCGAGCATCGCCGCGTCGTCCGAGCCGACCTCGGCGACGCAGCGGTCCGGCCCCTCCGGGACGACCTCGACCGCGATGGGCAGCCGGGCGCGGACGTGGTCCGCCGGCGCGTGCAGCCGGACCCGGGCGTGGAAGCGCCAGGTCGCCGCGCCGGCGCTGCGCTGGACGAACTGCACGACGTCGCCCTCCGGCGGGTCGCGCGGGGCGAAGCGCGGGCCGTTCGGCACCTTCGGCGTCATGCGGTCGACGCGGAAGGTGTGCCAGTCGTCGCGCGCGGTGTCCCAGGCGACCAGGTACCAGCGCCGCCCCCAGCTGACCAGCCGGTGCGGCTCGACGTCGCGGCGGCTCGGCTCGCGCAGGTGACTCGTGTAGCCGAAGCGCAGCCGTTCGCTCGCCCGGATGGCGGCCGAGATCGCGGTCAGCACGTCGGCGCCGACGGCCGGCCCGTCGCCGGGCACCGAGACGGTCGCGGCCTGCAGCGCCTGGACCCGATGCCGCAGCCGGGACGGCAGGACCTGTTCGAGCTTGGCGAGCGCGCGCACCGACGTCTCGGCGATGCCGGCCACACCCGTCGCCGTGCGGAGACCGACCGCGACGGCGACCGCTTCGTCGTCGTCCAGCAGCAGCGGCGGCAGGTGCGCGCCGGCGCCGAGCCGGTAGCCGCCCTGCACGCCGGGGGCCGCCTCGACCGGGTAGCCGAGCTCGCGCAGCTTGCCGACGTCGGTGCGGACGGTGCGCGTGGTGACGCCGAGCCGCTCGGCGAGGTCGGCGCCGGTCCAGTCGCGCCGCGTTTCGAGCAGCGAGAGCAGCCGGAGCAGGCGGGCGGAGGTCTGCAGCATTTTCCGAGCATCGCACGAAACGCGGAAGGAAGCCTTCCGCAATGGCTTCTAGCGTCCTCCCCATGACGAACGAAATCCGCCCCTTCCGCATCGACGTCCCGCAGGCCGAGCTGGCCGACCTGCACGGGCGGCTCACCGGCGCCCGGTTCGCCGATTCCGTGCCCGGTGACGAGCCGGACTGGTCCCGCGGCATGCCCACCGAAGCCGTCCGCGAACTCGCCGGGTACTGGCGGGACGGCTTCGACTGGCGCGCCCAGGAGGCGGCGCTGAACGCGTACCCGCAGTTCACGACCGAGATCGACGGGCAGACCATCCACTTCCTGCACGTCCGGTCGGCGCGGGCCGACGCGGTGCCGCTGCTGCTCACCCACGGCTACCCCAGCTCGATCGCCGAATTCCTCGACGTCGTCGGCCCGCTGACCGAAGCCGGCCCGGACGCCTTCCACGTCGTCGTCCCGTCCCTGCCCGGGTTCGGGTTCTCGACGCCGCTGAGCGGACCCGGCTGGGAGCTGGCCCGGACGACGGACGCGTTCGCGGAGCTGATGGTCCGGCTCGGCTACGAGCGTTTCGCCGCGCAGGGCGGCGACATCGGCGCGGGCGTCACCGGGCGGCTCGCCTCCCTGTACCCCGACCGCGTCATCGGGACGCACGTCAACAGCGACCGCGGGACGATCGCGCTCGCGGGGGAGCAGCTGCCGTTGCCGGAAAACCTGTCGCCCGCCGAACAGTCCGAATTGGACGCCGCGCGCGAGGCGTGGAAAGCCGGCCGCGGGTACCTGGACCTGCAGTCGCACAAGCCGGAGACGATCGCGGCCGCGCTCACCGATTCCCCGGTCGGGCAGCTGGCCTGGATCGCGGAGAAGTTCCAGGCGTGGACCGGCGACGGCGTCGACCGCGACCGGCTGCTGACGAACGTGAGCCTCTACTGGTTCACCCGCAGCGGCGCGACCGCGGCCCGGTTCCTCTACGAGGCCGCGCACTCCGCGCATGGGTGGCTGACGCCGTCGGCCGTCCCGGCGGGCTGGGCGGTGTTCGACTCCTCACCGGTGGTCCGGCGGATCATGGACCCGGAGGAGAAGATCGCGCACTGGTCGGAGTTCGCGTCGGGGGGCCACTTCGCCGCGCTGGAGGAACCGGAGCTGCTCGTGGCCGACATCCGCGCGTTCTTCCGCGGGCTGCGCTCGTGATCGGGTCGTGTCCCCGGATCATCGGGCGTACCCGGCATGATCGGCGGGTACCCCCCGATCATGAGCAAGCACTTCGAGAAGGGTGACCGCGTCCGCTGGGACGCGGGCAACGAGAGTTCGGTCGGGACGGTCGAGGAGAAGATCACCGAGGACACGCACGCGGGCAAGCGGGACGTCAAGGCGTCGCCGGACCAGCCGCAGTACCTCGTGAAGAGTGAGAAGTCCGGGAAGACCGCGGTGCACCACCCGGACAAGCTGCACAAGGCCTAAAGCGCGGCCTTGACCTTCGCCGCGACCTCCGTCAGCTCCTCGCGGGAACGCACCCGCCAGTCGGCGTTCATGACGAAGCCGTCGCCGGCGTGGCGGGGGATCACGTGCAGGTGGACGTGGGGGATCTCCTGGCCCGCGGCCTTGCCGTCGGCGAGGTAGAGGTTCACGCCCTCGCAAGGCAGGTCGGTGCGGCGCAGGGCCGCGGCCAGCGTCTGGGCGACGGTGAACAGGCGGCTGCCCGTTTCGGCCGGCAGCGCGGCCAGGTCCGCGGAGTGCGCGCGGGGGAGGACGAGCAGGTGGCCGGTGGTGACCGGGCGCAGGTCGGCGATGGCGACGAAGTCGTCGTCCTCGTGCACGAACGCCGCCGGGGCGCGGCCGGTGGCGATGGCGCAGAAGATGCATTCGCCGCCGTCGGTGGTCGTCGGCATGCGCTTGAGTTCAGCCATGCGGGTGACCCTAGCCGGGTGATCATCGGGCTGTCA is a window from the Amycolatopsis sp. cg9 genome containing:
- a CDS encoding TauD/TfdA dioxygenase family protein encodes the protein MTAISTDVRKITGRIGAEIVGFDPTGDLDASQVAFLTEALHEHKALVFRGVDLDDEGQQRFAAHFGELTKAHPTVPAVDGAPAILPVDSEQGRANHWHTDVTFVLNPPQASTLRSLVVPPYGGETLIANAAAAYRDLPEPLRAFADTLRAVHTNDYDYVQPPETVDDKEQARRARFVSRKYRTVHPVVRVHPVTGERGLFIGGFAQRIEGLSVSESRDLLRLLQSYVTRPENVVRVAWEPNQLVLFDNRATQHYAIDNYDGLPRRLNRVTVAGDVPVGVDGRPSESLEGDASHYTSVA
- a CDS encoding LLM class flavin-dependent oxidoreductase: MMHLNAFVMPNGHHEAAWRHPSTDPRRARTLQHYADIARTAERGKLDSLFLADGVALWGNVKHNSHSHFEPLTLLSALAARTVHIGLIATASTTYNEPYHLARKFASLDHLSGGRAGWNIVTSAGTDEARNFNLAKRPSHASRYERADEFVEVVKKLWDSWDDDAALVDRASGIYADTDRIRAIEHDGPHFQVHGPLNIERPPQGHPLLVQAGSSETGKEYAARHAEAVFTAQQTFAEGKAFYDDVKSRLAKYGRTPDEIKILPGISPILGRTEAEAREREAELNALITPDYGLRQLSKMLDHDVTGYPLDGPLPEVGSFTEGGQSRFELVVGLARREDLTIRQLLERLAGGRGHRVFAGTPVQVADELEAWFTGGAADGFNVMPPTLPGGLDDFVDLVVPELQRRGLFRTEYSGTTLREHYGLARPATRVKEPA
- a CDS encoding M20 family metallopeptidase, translating into MEWDDELHERADERVERLDERLWAVATALHEHPELSYEEHAAAGRLTRELAEDGFEVETGVAGLPTAFTARAGAGRPCVALLLEYDALPGLGHACGHNLIAAAGLGAALAAREALAGSPGSLLVVGCPAEERGGGKVALAEAGVFDEADAALMVHPGVHSWSWAPLTAHVELAVTFHGRAAHPTGDPEAGIDALAALIQLFGAMSALRQRLPAGSHVQGIITHGGEATNIVPDRAEGRFGLRALTTGALERLVEDVTAAAQGTALATGTKVDVERAGRGYAHFRDNPVLSGRFTEHLAACGIQATPPAPGVYLGSSDVGDVSIRVPAIHPFVAITAAEHADHTAEFAAAAASPRARSAMLASAAALARTAIDLRTHPALVSRAWDCFREQERNGR
- a CDS encoding ABC transporter permease; the encoded protein is MTTTLDAPAVHNGPVAAPPKPHRFTEKLTRAVHASAAVVLFAALWELVPRFVLDESTRTFLPPLSEDLQALWELVLDGQLAEHLLASTGRSAAGFAIAVAVAVPLGLLIGWYRPVARFLQPLLELARNTAALALLPVFTLLLGIGELSKVSLVVYACVWPVLLNTIAGVHSVDPLLVKAARSLGLSSPRLFRKVILPSAVPTVFTGIRMAASYSILVLVAAEMVGAKAGLGYLINTTQVNFLIPQMYAGIIAVSLLGVLVNQGFVGLERRFSTWRPKEKP
- a CDS encoding glutamate--cysteine ligase, with protein sequence MNEPSGDVPTFGVEEEFFVVDRRGRLSPAGDDVVDAAEAAGDDQGDLQHELMRSQAEAATGICRTHAEALRQLRGLRDDLSAAARGRGYRLLAAAAPPLSEVDLPVITPSPRYERMAEHFGATARTSLTCGCHVHVAIPDPETGVRVLNRVRPWLPALLTVTANSAISDGYDTGYCSWRYQQWSRWPSAGPPPRFASLDEYESIVDAWLRAGSILDRGMVYWDVRLSEKQPTLEFRIADVAATPEEAVLLAVLARGLVAMAQTGGAPPPPLPNEVLRAQLWRASRDGVTGCCPHPDTGDLVPAKGVLDDLVERTAPALDAAGDLDFARDGIARLVADGGGADRQRRRFADRQRGEDVVDLLTGDG
- a CDS encoding hemerythrin domain-containing protein, with the translated sequence MSTDAIVLLKNDHKTVEKLFKEFEKAGEGAHREKRRIADSIIEELTVHAYIEEEIFYPAAREAVPETKDHVLESVEEHHVVVWMLSELLGMDPADETFDAKVTVLTENVRHHVEEEEDEWFPEVRSAMGRKRLQELGQRMIDARSGAPENPLELKSAKA
- a CDS encoding ABC transporter ATP-binding protein, which encodes MIAIRAVTKTFGALTALDDVSLDIADGTFLSLVGPSGSGKSTLLDLLGGLATPTSGEVLIDGEPVRGPGLDRGVVFQQYALFPWRTARANVEFGLEGGPLGKRQRADRAREYLDLVGLSGFEDRYPHELSGGMKQRVAIARSLAYDPAVLLMDEPFAALDAQTREQLQEELLRIWRRTGKTVVFITHGIDEAVYLGQRVAVLTSRPGRLKAVVDVDLGDRTGDVRSAPEFGRQRHRLWELLHDEVRKAAEHERSAVR